From Caulobacter segnis, a single genomic window includes:
- a CDS encoding SRPBCC family protein, with protein sequence MTDRSCIHATFVVERVYAASPARVFAAFADPEKKKQWFKGPDEWGPPDQKYDFRVGGEEHSIGGPPGEPPHRFYNRYLEIIPNERIVYTYWMHHGEPLASASVATLEFRAEGAKTRVVVTEVGAFLDGYYSAEGREEGIRWQMEAVAKVVEG encoded by the coding sequence ATGACCGACCGCAGCTGCATCCACGCCACCTTCGTCGTCGAGCGCGTCTACGCCGCCTCGCCCGCCCGGGTGTTCGCCGCCTTCGCCGATCCGGAGAAGAAGAAGCAGTGGTTCAAGGGCCCCGACGAATGGGGTCCGCCGGACCAGAAGTACGACTTCCGCGTCGGCGGTGAGGAGCACAGCATCGGCGGACCACCCGGCGAGCCGCCGCACCGGTTCTACAACCGCTACCTGGAGATCATCCCCAACGAGCGGATCGTCTACACCTACTGGATGCACCACGGCGAACCGCTGGCCTCGGCCTCGGTCGCGACGCTGGAGTTCCGGGCCGAGGGCGCCAAGACCCGCGTGGTCGTCACCGAGGTGGGGGCGTTCCTGGACGGCTACTACTCGGCCGAAGGGCGCGAGGAGGGCATCCGGTGGCAGATGGAGGCGGTAGCGAAGGTGGTGGAGGGGTAG
- a CDS encoding c-type cytochrome: MRKLIVLTALLAAFPAMAQTPASGDTGGGIVRAPKPVTGEQVYGAVCQACHMADAKGGTGAGTIPALAKNPKLAGAAYPIMVVTGGKGAMPGFVGTLSNAQMAEAITYVRTHFGNTYAKPVTEADVAKVAKPPAAGSH, from the coding sequence ATGCGGAAACTCATCGTCCTGACGGCCCTGCTGGCCGCTTTTCCGGCCATGGCCCAGACCCCCGCCAGCGGGGATACGGGCGGCGGCATCGTCCGCGCGCCAAAGCCGGTGACCGGCGAGCAGGTCTATGGCGCGGTCTGCCAGGCCTGCCACATGGCCGACGCCAAGGGCGGGACGGGGGCGGGGACCATTCCCGCCCTGGCCAAGAACCCCAAGCTGGCCGGCGCGGCCTATCCGATCATGGTGGTGACCGGCGGCAAGGGCGCCATGCCCGGCTTCGTCGGCACGCTGAGCAACGCCCAGATGGCCGAAGCGATCACCTATGTCCGGACCCACTTCGGCAACACCTACGCCAAGCCGGTGACGGAGGCTGACGTGGCCAAGGTGGCGAAACCGCCGGCGGCGGGGAGCCACTGA